In the Moraxella osloensis genome, CCCGCTACGATAATCACATGGCGGCAATCGGTATGGCAAACTTGACTTAAAAAATCATAATATAAATTTTGCGCTTGGTTGCTGGGTGCGGTGGTATCAAAAATATCCCCTGCAATCAATAGCACATCGACTTTTTGCTCACGCAGCGTCTGTAACTGCCAGTCTAAAAACTGCTTAAACTCATCATAGCGTGGCTTACCATAAAGCCTACGCCCCAAATGCCAATCTGATGTATGTAATAAAGTGAGCATAAAAAATTATGCCTCTGTGGCGGGCTTCGCTGAAGTCATGGGCTCAGCGTCTAAGGTAGATGGGGTAGATGGGGTAGCTGGCGCAGACGCCAATTCGCTATCGTGTAACCCTTGGGCAAACAAGCGACCCAATAGATTCACATCATCGACCCGTGCATAGTTGAGACGGGTGACAAACGCCAAGCGGCGATGCGGACCAGCTTCATTGAGCGGCACTAACGACACATTGTCAGTTTGCTGGCGCACTTGCCCAGCTGCCATTTGCGGCACTAGCGTGGTGCCCATACCGCTGATAGCCATTTGAATCAACGTATGCAGGCTTGCTTCACTAAAGGCGTGTTTGACGCGGCTTTTATCGAGGTGACATACCGATAGCGCATGATCGGTCAAACAATGTCCTTCGCCTAGCAGCATCAAGTTACTGTTGGCTAACTCATCAGCATTGATGCTGGGTAAGTTGGCGTGTTTACTGTCTTTAGCAAATACCGCCAAAAACGTCTCTGACCAAAACTCAAATGATAGCATGCCGTCAGTGTTGTAAGGCAGCGCAATAATGGCGGTATCAATCGCGCCGTAACGGACTTTTTCAAGCAGTCGCTCAGTTTGTTCCTCTACCACATTGAGCTGAAACTGTGGGAATTGTTGGCGCAGTAGCGGCAATACCTTGGGCAGCAAAAACGGCGCAATGGTTGGGATGATACCAATCGTCATCGGATAGGCGAGTGGGGTTTGGTGCGTCTGGGCGCGGGTCACCAAATCATTGACTTCGGCAAATATCCGCGAGGCTCGCTCAAGAATTTCCTCCCCAATCGGGGTGATTAGCACTTGTTTGTTGTTACGCTCAAAAATTTGGGTATCAAGCTGTTTTTCCAGCTCGGCAATCCCCAAGCTTAAAGCAGATTGTGAGATATTACACTCTTCTGCTGCCCGTTTAAAATGCTTGTATTTGGCAACTGCCAATGCAAATTCTAATTGTCGTAATGTAATCATGGTTTGGATTTTAACCTTTAAAATAGCGTACAATCTTCGCTAACGCGTTTTAGTTAAAGATAAATAAAAAGATAAAAAGGTAAAAAAACTGACGGCTACCCTAGCAAAAAACACGCAAAAGATGCCTGCTAAAAACCTCAATGAACCGAATCATTTTAAATTTAGTTTACCATTTTTGTGTGCTTTTACGAGGGGAATCTTTTTTAATCTATCATTAATTTGGTCTTGACAGTAAACTCATTATCGAGCCTTTCAAAATAATTACAAGATAGCCTAAAGATTGAAACTACAAGACAAAACCCTCAAGGTTAATTTAAAAATTTAATCAATCAATTAAAAACTTTAAAATAGACTGAATTTTAAATTGTATTAAGATAAACCCATCGATAACGACGTTTGATGTGTAAAAAACAGCAACCGACTATAGCCCAAAAAGCTAGGAGCCTAAAAAGCTGGGTTGCCAATGACATCAAATTTGTGTTATCAATATAGCACTCACTGATTTGGCTTTGCCAAATGGTGATGTTGCTAAATTTTAATCACAACAATAGCTTATATAAGGAAAAATCCATGGCTGCAATTATCAACCAAACCATTCCAGAATTCAAAACCCAAGCATATGTGAATGGTGAATTCAAAGAAATCTCATCAGATGACGTTAAAGGCAAATGGGCAGTGTTTTTCTTCTACCCACATGACTTTACCTTTGTTTGCCCAACTGAACTTGAAGACATGGCAGACCATTACGAAGAAATCAAAGCATTAGGCGTAGAAGTCTATGCAGTATCGACAGACACCCATTTTGTACACAAAG is a window encoding:
- a CDS encoding hydrogen peroxide-inducible genes activator, with product MITLRQLEFALAVAKYKHFKRAAEECNISQSALSLGIAELEKQLDTQIFERNNKQVLITPIGEEILERASRIFAEVNDLVTRAQTHQTPLAYPMTIGIIPTIAPFLLPKVLPLLRQQFPQFQLNVVEEQTERLLEKVRYGAIDTAIIALPYNTDGMLSFEFWSETFLAVFAKDSKHANLPSINADELANSNLMLLGEGHCLTDHALSVCHLDKSRVKHAFSEASLHTLIQMAISGMGTTLVPQMAAGQVRQQTDNVSLVPLNEAGPHRRLAFVTRLNYARVDDVNLLGRLFAQGLHDSELASAPATPSTPSTLDAEPMTSAKPATEA